The Loxodonta africana isolate mLoxAfr1 chromosome 1, mLoxAfr1.hap2, whole genome shotgun sequence genomic sequence CTCCCACTCCCTTGCGGTGATACTGGGTGTGGGAGGAGCCTGAGAAAGACTTGCTCCGGCCCTTACCTGACTCTTGGTGATTGAGCTCTtgcctggaaagaaaaaaaaaaagccttagctGTAGATAACCGTTTTCTTTCCTAGCCCGGCTTTGGGCTTTGTTGATTTGCAGTGTTAATGTGTTGTATAAGTAGGGTCGTTACTATAAGATACCAAATTCATGATGATTAACACTTCTTAGTAATGAGTTTCGGTTTTAAAATCTATTCATATCTGTGATTTTATCTCACACTCACTATGCACTTgggaaatgttgttaggtgcgcGAGTCGcttccaacgcatagtgaccctaagtacaacagaacacttctcggttctgcgccatcctcgcaattgttgctatgtttgagcccattgttgcagccactgtgtcaatccatctcattgagggtcttcctctttttggctgaccctctacctcaccaagcaagatgtcattctccagagactggtctctcctgataacatgttccaagtacgtgagaggaagtcttaccatcctcgatTCCAAGAagcgctctggctgtacttcttctaagacagatttgttcattctcccggcggtccatggtattttaaatattcttcgccaacaccataattcaaaggcattaagtcttctgtcttgcttattcattgtccagctttcacatgcatgtgaggcgattgaaaatactatggcttgggtcatgtgcaccttagtcctcaaagtgacatctttgattttcaacacttttaaagaggtcttttgtaccagatttgccccatgcaatagttcgtttgacttcttgattgctggttccgtgggcattgattgtggatcgaagttaAATgcaatccttggcaacttcagcattttgtctgtttatcatgatgttgctttttggtccagttctgagaatttttcttttctttatgctgaggtgtaatccgtattgaaggctgaatgtagtctttggtcttcattagcaagtgctttgtgttctctttgctttcagcaagcaaggttgtgtcatctgcatatcacaggttgttaataagtcttcctccaatcctggtgccaaattcttcatatagtccagctgctcagattatttgctcagtgtacagacagaataagtatggtgaaagcatacaaccctgatgcacacctttcctgactttaaaccatgcaatatccccttgttctgtctgaacgactgcctcttcgtctatgtataggttcttcatgcgcacaattaagtgttctggaattcccattctttgcagtgtaatccgtaatttgttatgatccacacagttgaatgcctttgcatagtcaataaagcacaggtaaacatctttctggtattctcttctttcagtcaagatctatctgacatcagcagtgatatccctagttccaggtcctcttctgaatctggcttgaattccctgtcagtgtattgctgcaaccacttttgaatgatcttcagcacagttttatttgtgtgtgatattaatcatattgttcaataatgtctgcattctgttggatcacctttttttggagtgggcacacatatggatctcttccagtcagttggccaggcagctgtcttccaaatttcttggcatagacgagtgagcgcctccagtgctgcatccctttgttgaaacatctcaattggtattccatcaattcctggaaccttgtttttttttaccagtgtcttcagtgcagcttggacatcttccttcagtgccatcagttcttggtcatatgctacgtcctgaaatggttgaacatcaaccagttctcttcagtacagtgactttgtgtattccttccatcttcttttgaagctgcctgcattgtttaatatttcgcccttagaatccttcagtattataactccaggcttgaatttttttcttcagttctttcagtttgagaaatgcaaagcatgttcttcccttttggttttctaactccaggtctttgcacaattcattacaatattttactttaaaatcttctgttcagctgttttacttcatcgtttcttctatTCACTGGTTAATATAGTCACACTAATtgaaaggtgcctcagaagaaaggtctggcaatataattccaaaaaatcagccattgaaaaccctatggagcatagttctactctgccacagaTGCAGTCTCCATGAGTCGAAATGCTGGACAGTGACAGGTTtgtgtggttttgtttgtttttactagcAGTTAACTGGCTCTTAGGTTAAATAACTTTCCCAGTTTAATTTTAGAGAGTGTACTACCACTCCTTCCTAAGCATAGCTCACATTGATCAGGCTCTTACTATTGCAAGACTCTAAGCTGACTTTGCAGACGTTATCATATGTAAGACTCAGAACAACTCTTGAGTTTGGGTTCtacggtgaaacctgtgagatcCAGAACtggatgggactgccttgtttttcctgatCTGGCAAGTCTTCggtctttgacagggtgcagccttaaCACATTTCtgttgcttgttttagtggaaaatatttgagtttttcctctctgacaggtttccgacTTGACAGtttctggctttcgcaggttttactctATTTGTATTCACATGTTACAGATGGCAGTAATGAACATGGCCCCTCATCAATAACCCTGGTCGACATGACACAGGCTTTTGCAGGAGAATCCGTCTCTGCTCCATAGCTGTCATTCTTAAACATCCCATTGCATTAGAGTTTCAATCATAAAATTTGACGTTGAACAGAAATATTCATTCACAAGTACAAAAAGTATCACACTGTTCTAGGCCCAGAGTAACAGCAGGGAACCCAGTCTTTTGCCTTCTAGTGGGGAAGAGGGCAGTAAACAAATGAGCAGGTAGTGAGGGGTGCCATGAAGACCTGAGAGGTTGGGAGGTCGGGGGGTGGGGGCTCTCTCTCAGGGGGATGTTTGCACAGAGACCTGAAGGAAATGATGACGATGCCGTGCTGAGACGGAGCTTCCCAGGCAAAATGAGGCAGAGTGGGCCTGGCAAGTTGGGTTGAAGCAGGGTTTCATAACTTCAGGGTAATTTTGTGTTGTGGAGAACTGTCCTGTACATTGTGGGATGTTCAGCAGCACCCTGggcctctactcactagatgctAGTAGTACTCCCTAGTTGTGATGatcaaaaatgtttccagactTGGCCAGATGTTCCTGGGGGAATAAAGtctcccagttgagaaccactgggttgAGGAAGAGCAACTAGCCTGGCACTGCTGGAGTGTAGTGGTCAGAGGCAGAAAAATGATCAATGGGGTCAGAAAAGGGGCCATAGGCAGGGCCATGCAGGTCTTTGTAGGCTACAGTGTGGATTCTCAGGTCCTGGGAAGCCAAGGGGTGATACGATCTTTCTTTTAAGAAGATTGCTCCGGTTGATGTGTGGAAAGCAGAATGAAAGGGGCAACGGTAGAAGCAGGGAGAGCAGCCAGGCAGCTGTTATACTAGGTCCAGGCAAGAGGTGGTGGATTAGGTGGCTGGGACCTGAGGAGGTGGTGAGAAATAGTTGTATTATGAGTGTATGTTGAAGAAAGTTGCTGAAGAAACTATGTGTTGcatgagagaaaaagaagaggaaaaaatgactccattatttattttcattttatttttaattttaatggctTGAGCaatagaataattaaaaaaaaaaaaaaaaaaaacctgttgccctcctgttcattccgactcataacgaccctattggacagagtagaactgccccataggatttctgaggatcatctggtagattcgaactgccaaccttttggttagcagctgaaagcttaaccactaggccaccagggctccaaaatgccaTTTCTGAGATGGGTGAGGCAAAGAAAAGAGCAGTTCAGGGGCAATCAAGAGCCTGGTCTGGGGCATATTAAGTTAGAGATGTGAATTAGTCACCCAAGGGATAGGGTCATGTAGGCAGTTGAGTATAAAAATCTACAGTTCAGGTCCGGAAATaaatgaattcattcattcattgattcctTCAACAAGTATTCAGCACCTAGTTGGTGGAAAccatttgtgcttgactactaacctaaaggttggtggtttgaacctgcccagcagTACTGgggaagaaaagccctggtcatctgcttccgttaagactgttgttgttgttacctgctgttgagtagattccaactcatggagaccccaggtgtgcagagtagagctgttctttAGGGTTTGCAAGACCAAGAAGACACTATGGAacattctactctgtaaaacatggggttgccatgagttagaatcatctTAACAGCAATAGGTTGTGTTAGGTTTGGGTTTTAagtgccaggcaccattctaggAACCGGGGATACATCGCTGAACGCTCTTATCCTACAATTGAGGGACAGTGTAGAGAAACTCACTTACTTATAGGTTTTGTCCTTTTCTGCTTACTCAGGACTCCTAAATTTGCTTTGAAACTGTTGTGATGAAGAGCTGCCCTAAGCTATTTATCTGCAGGTCTtccaacattcaagagcaaacaTTTGTCCATGAAACGGTTTACAGGTGGAAAGGGTAAAAAAAACCACCACAACAAATTCCCCTGGACTCAGATCTAGTTCATTCTGGGTACCAACTCTGAGCTCAGCTGTCATGGCTAGGGACACCTTGAGATTTTCTAGAGTCTGTCAGCACCTGGGTAGACTCCATAATTGTGGGCAGGGCCTAGGGGCAGGGAAGGAGTGGCAGCCACTTGTGGCAGATGGAAGCACACAGAGAACAGACAGGACTGACATGTGGAGGGAGAGCAGTCACTGTGTGTCACTTTTCACGAGCAGGGACCAAACACAGCTGGCACTATGAGTTGATTCAGAAGCAGCGTGGCCCCTTTGCATCCCATCTCCCCTGCTGTCCACAGTTAAAGCCATCTGCTGTTCTCTCTCCAGGGTCCCATTCTCTTCGCTACCTCTTCATGGGTGCCTCAGAGCCAGACCTTGGACTGCCTCTGTTTGAGGCATTGGGCTATGTGGATGACAGGCTGTTTGTGTCCTATAATCATGAGAGTCGCCATGCCGAGCTCCGCCCCTTGTGGGTCTGGACTGGGTCTTCCAGCCAGCTGAGGTTGCAGCTGAGTCAGAGCCTGAAAGGGTGGGACCACATGTTCACCGTAGACTTCTGGACTATCATGGACAACTACAACCACAGCGAAAGTATGTGGAGAGGGGGCCTTGCCGTCCTGGGTGTGGCAGAGCTTCTCCCCACCTCAGAGATGCATCGATGCATCCGAGAGTTGGAGCATGAaggtctgggggtgggggggcagtggGAGGAGACAGGGAACAGGGAAGGAGGCTGCTTCCTGAGGTTGCTGGTGGTCCCTGGGGATGGTGGAGACAGGGATCTACCTACTCCTTTGGTTTCAGTAATGAGGCTGGGGGTGCTGTCAGAGTCCCACACCCTGCAGGTGATTCTGGGCTGCGAGGTGCAGGAAGACAACAGCACCTGGGGGTTCTGGAAGTATGGGTATGATGGACGGGACCACCTTGAATTCTGCCCTGAGACGCTGGACTGGAGAGCAGCAGAGCCCAGGGCCCAGGCCACCAAGCTGGAGTGGGAAGTGAACAAGATTCGGGCCAAGCAGAACAGAGCCTACCTCGAGAAGGACTGCCCTGAGCAGCTGCATCAGTTGCTGGAATTGGGGAGAGGCGTTCTGGACCAAGAAGGTATGTAGGGGTACCATTTTGCCCCCACACTCTAGCAACTGAGTGGACCAGGATGCAGGGCACAGGGTCCTTGGCTGGCGTTTCTCAGAGGTGGCCAAGCTCGGGCGGTTGTGTGACTCTTCCCAAGTTCTAAAAAGGGACTTTCTCAGCCCTGAGGTCTCCACCTCACAATTTGGATATATGACACAGCCATGAGttaaggttttattttttcctctgtgcATGTGGAGAAAGAAGTACCCATGATCCTCTCTTGGTTGAATAGAGAATCCTAtgtatatttattctttttagGAGTCCAGACATGTCATTATCACAAGGCAAGAAATTACCAAACGAGGCAACCAATCAGAGTTGCAGAGTTTGTTGGAGGTTAAAGCTTACTTTCACAGAACATAACAGTAGTCCCTGAAGCTTGGCTATCTTACAAGTCCCTTTCTCCAAGAATACTTATTGGGTTGAACCAATAATCCATATTCAATCAGTTTTGAGCCACATAAATGGCAATTTCATTTGGTTCAACTGAATCTATTAACAGAGAATGAAAGACCTGGACAACGGGTACATATTGGATAGGAGCACAATGCTTATATGATCGTGACTGTTCTTTTATGTGACACCACATCGGAGCCAAGTCTTAAAACAAATTTTAGGAACACCAAATGGTTTCCTTCCTGCAGCGTGCTTTGCCTGCAAAGAGTATTTCCTTTCTCCAACCCATAAAAAAAGAGAAGTAAAAGTCCCAGTCTTCCTAGCAAGGGTGAAAAAACGcatctttcttctttcctgtccAGTGCCTCCTTCTTTGGTGAAAGTGACTCATCACGTGACCTCTGAAGCAACCACTCTACGGTGCCAAGCTCTGAACTTCTTACCCCAGAACATCACCATGAAGTGGTTGAAGGACAAGCAACTCCTGGAGGCTAAGGAGGTTGAGCCTGTGGATATACTGCCCAATGGGGATGGGACCTACCAGAGCTGGATGGCTGTGGCCGTGCCTCCTGGAGAAGAACAGAGATACACCTGCCAGGTGGAACACCCAGGCCTGGACCAGCCCCTCACTGCCACCTGGGGTATGAATGACAGCCAGAAGCTGAGAAAATCTGTTGTAGGTGGAATGGGGCTGGTCAGCGTGGGGTCTGCTCTGGGTTGGGAGGTGGGCTGGGAGTTGGTGGTCACAGGCTTTCACTTGCCTTTGCTGTTTCAGAACCTTCGTCTCCTGGCACCCTAGTCATTGGAATCATCAGTGGGATCACTGTTTGTGTCATCATCTTCTTTATTGGAATTTTGTTCAGAATCTTAAAGAAGAGACATGTTTCCAGTGAGTAGACAGAAGGGAAGAAGTTGTATCTCTgcccttttcctttttccttagctgccgtcaaatcgatttggcctcacagcaatcctgtagtacagagtagaactgcctatagtgttttctaggctgaagtctttatgggagcagattgtagGGCTTTCCCCCgctgagccactgggtgggtttgaaccatcagctttttggttaacagctgggtTAGcggcccagtgcttaaccattgtgccaccggtgCTCTCTCTGCCCTTTGGGTTCCAAAACAGCAAAGACAAGGACACACTCCTGGCAGAAAACGGGCAGAGGGAGGACATGGGAAgccttccctctctctttttctttgggggCACTAGCCCCCTCCTAGgaaaaattatttgttttctccagaATGAAAACTCTAATTCAGCAAACATCTTTTGAGCACCTGTTTGCCAGGCACTATTTAAGgtagtagaggagccctggtagcacagtggttaaagcactcaattgccaactgaaaggttggctgttggaacccaccagcccacaagagaaagatgtgtggctgtctgcttccgtaaagattacagccttggaaaccctgtggggcagctctactcagtcctttagggtcactaagagtccgtatcaacttgacagcaatgagttttggtttggtttatttagggtagtaaggagccctgctggcataacaattaagtgctggctgctaatggaaagtttggcagttcaaacccacccagccactctgctggagcaaagacctagcgatctgctcgcgtaaagattacagcctagaaaacccatgggtcagttctactaggttacatgggatcactatgagtgggaattgatttCATGGTACTAACATTTAAGgtagtaggagtccctgggtggtggaaacagtggACTGCTcagctaactgaaacgttggcagttcaaatcccccagagATGtttgggaagaaaagcttctcatctacttcccaaaggtcacagccattgaaaaaccctatgtgcaattttactctgaaacacatgggttgattataagtcagaattgactcaaccacaactgttttggtttttctgctaTTTAAGGTAGTGCAGAGGCTTAAGGAGGAAGGGCTCCTTTTTCCTCCTACGGATTGGAGGACGGAAATATTCTTTTCAGACAAAGCAAGCCAAGGACAGATACAAgtacatttaaagaagaaagaagacCCCTCTAAGGTTCTAAGGGATATATGAAGCAAATGCTTTGAGGTGTCAAAGGAAGGAATGACcacctgtctcagtcatctactgctgctgtaacagaaataccacaagtggatggctttaacaaagagaggttcattctgtcacagtccagtaagccagaagtctgatttcaggacaccagctccagaagaagtctttctctctctgtcgactctggaggaaggtccttgtcatcagtcttcccttggtctgggagcatctcagcgtaggaacctcaggtccaaaagatgtactcggctcctggcgctgctttctgggtggtatgaggttcccaactctctgcttgcctcctttttttttttttttccttatctcttgagagataaaaggtggtacaggccacacaccagggaaactccctt encodes the following:
- the HFE gene encoding hereditary hemochromatosis protein isoform X1: MGPRAQPAIVLLMLLRTVAPHWRPPRSHSLRYLFMGASEPDLGLPLFEALGYVDDRLFVSYNHESRHAELRPLWVWTGSSSQLRLQLSQSLKGWDHMFTVDFWTIMDNYNHSEIMRLGVLSESHTLQVILGCEVQEDNSTWGFWKYGYDGRDHLEFCPETLDWRAAEPRAQATKLEWEVNKIRAKQNRAYLEKDCPEQLHQLLELGRGVLDQEVPPSLVKVTHHVTSEATTLRCQALNFLPQNITMKWLKDKQLLEAKEVEPVDILPNGDGTYQSWMAVAVPPGEEQRYTCQVEHPGLDQPLTATWEPSSPGTLVIGIISGITVCVIIFFIGILFRILKKRHVSRGTMGDYVLAEVNSTQMNGKQQKTTY
- the HFE gene encoding hereditary hemochromatosis protein isoform X2 produces the protein MGPRAQPAIVLLMLLRTVAPHWRPPRSHSLRYLFMGASEPDLGLPLFEALGYVDDRLFVSYNHESRHAELRPLWVWTGSSSQLRLQLSQSLKGWDHMFTVDFWTIMDNYNHSEKSHTLQVILGCEVQEDNSTWGFWKYGYDGRDHLEFCPETLDWRAAEPRAQATKLEWEVNKIRAKQNRAYLEKDCPEQLHQLLELGRGVLDQEVPPSLVKVTHHVTSEATTLRCQALNFLPQNITMKWLKDKQLLEAKEVEPVDILPNGDGTYQSWMAVAVPPGEEQRYTCQVEHPGLDQPLTATWEPSSPGTLVIGIISGITVCVIIFFIGILFRILKKRHVSRGTMGDYVLAEVNSTQMNGKQQKTTY
- the HFE gene encoding hereditary hemochromatosis protein isoform X4 translates to MRGSHSLRYLFMGASEPDLGLPLFEALGYVDDRLFVSYNHESRHAELRPLWVWTGSSSQLRLQLSQSLKGWDHMFTVDFWTIMDNYNHSEIMRLGVLSESHTLQVILGCEVQEDNSTWGFWKYGYDGRDHLEFCPETLDWRAAEPRAQATKLEWEVNKIRAKQNRAYLEKDCPEQLHQLLELGRGVLDQEVPPSLVKVTHHVTSEATTLRCQALNFLPQNITMKWLKDKQLLEAKEVEPVDILPNGDGTYQSWMAVAVPPGEEQRYTCQVEHPGLDQPLTATWEPSSPGTLVIGIISGITVCVIIFFIGILFRILKKRHVSRGTMGDYVLAEVNSTQMNGKQQKTTY
- the HFE gene encoding hereditary hemochromatosis protein isoform X3 — its product is MGPRAQPAIVLLMLLRTVAPHWRPPRSHSLRYLFMGASEPDLGLPLFEALGYVDDRLFVSYNHESRHAELRPLWVWTGSSSQLRLQLSQSLKGWDHMFTVDFWTIMDNYNHSEIMRLGVLSESHTLQVILGCEVQEDNSTWGFWKYGYDGRDHLEFCPETLDWRAAEPRAQATKLEWEVNKIRAKQNRAYLEKDCPEQLHQLLELGRGVLDQEVPPSLVKVTHHVTSEATTLRCQALNFLPQNITMKWLKDKQLLEAKEVEPVDILPNGDGTYQSWMAVAVPPGEEQRYTCQVEHPGLDQPLTATWEPSSPGTLVIGIISGITVCVIIFFIGILFRILKKRHVSMNSTQMNGKQQKTTY